The DNA region CGTCTCGCAATATGTCAACGACTACAGGATCGGCGAGGCCTGCCGCCTGCTGTCCGCCACCAAAAAATCGGTGACCGAGGTGATGTTCGAGGTTGGCTTCCAGACGAAGTCGAACTTCAATCGGGAGTTCAAGCGCGTGACCAATATGACGCCGGTGGCTTGGCGGCAGCAGAGGGGGTGAGGTGCGGAGCCACCCGGCCACCAGTGTGCTATCAATAATTCGCGCAACGTGTGCACTCAGCCACATGCCCGTCCTTCGAGGTTCCGGCCTATGGTCGACGCATCTTAAGATGAGGGCTGGTCTTTATGCCGCATGGGGAGAGGCGGACCAGTGTGCTGTGTTGCTGAGGTTGTAAGCCACGCTCTGCCTCTGGCAAGCCAAGCGCCGCCCTCTCTCCAACCTCATCCTGGTGGCCCATAGGGGCCTCGAAGAACGAGGGCGGCCACGTCGCCTCTCTTTCCCGACACCGCGTACACAATCACGATCGAGGCATGCCTGAGACATGTTCGAGGTCGCGGTTTTTTCGCCGGCAGCCATTCTGTCGGCATGAACACAACATCGGAACATGAACGAAACCTTGCCGCCAGGATCAGATCGCTGTCGATCGAGCGCGCGGCCTTCGAGACGCAGCCGCCGGAGCGCCGAGTCCGGCGGCGGAGGTTCCCGACGAGGCTGGCCCTTGCGGGGGCAGTGTCGCTGGCGGCGTGTCTTCTTTATCGGCCGAATGCGCTGGAGCGGATCGAGACCGCGCTTGCAAGATTTATGGATGATGACGCAGGTGTATCGGCTGGTGGGGCGGCGTTGCCAGTCGCGGCTGAGAATGCGGCGGTTGACGAAGCCACGCCAACTCCGGGCACCGCCGCACCGAACCGGGGTGCGGGCGCGCCAAGCCGTGAGATCACAGGCTCCGGTTATGTCGTGGGGCCCGACATCGCCACCGTTTTTTCCAAATATGAGGGGCGAATCGTCGCCGTCGAGGTCGAGGCGGGCTATCGGGTAGCGGCCGGCCAGGTGCTCGTGCGGCTTGATGATGCGGGCGCACGCTTCGCCCTCCGGGGCGCTTATATAGCAGGGCGGATGGCGGAACTGGCGCTGGACGCGAGGAATATTGCGCTCGTCCAGGCGCGGTCTTCGCTGGATCGTGCAGAGCGGTTGGTTCAGCGTGACGCCATGTCGGCCGAGGCGCTGGAGGCAGCGCGCACCGCCTTCGCTACGGCCGGGAATGCCGTGGCACAGGCAAGACAGAATCTCGACAAGGCGAAGCTCGATATCGACAAGGCGCGCGAGCAGATGGAGGCGCTGACCGTGCGGGCGCCGATTTCCGGCACCGTGACGCGGCTTGATGCGCATGCCGGCGACACGGTGCTGTCGCGCGAAGATAGCGTGCGGGAGAACGAAAGCCTGCTTGCCATCACCGATACGGCAAGCCTGGTCATCGATGCCGATGTGGCCGAGGCCAATATGGCGCTGCTGCGACCGGGTCTCAAAGGCGAGGCGGTGCTCGACGGCTTCCCCGATAAACCGTTCGCGGTCGAAGTGGCGAAAGTTGCGCCGGTCATTTCCAAGGAAAAGGGCACTGT from Rhizobium sp. NLR16a includes:
- a CDS encoding efflux RND transporter periplasmic adaptor subunit; translation: MNTTSEHERNLAARIRSLSIERAAFETQPPERRVRRRRFPTRLALAGAVSLAACLLYRPNALERIETALARFMDDDAGVSAGGAALPVAAENAAVDEATPTPGTAAPNRGAGAPSREITGSGYVVGPDIATVFSKYEGRIVAVEVEAGYRVAAGQVLVRLDDAGARFALRGAYIAGRMAELALDARNIALVQARSSLDRAERLVQRDAMSAEALEAARTAFATAGNAVAQARQNLDKAKLDIDKAREQMEALTVRAPISGTVTRLDAHAGDTVLSREDSVRENESLLAITDTASLVIDADVAEANMALLRPGLKGEAVLDGFPDKPFAVEVAKVAPVISKEKGTVTLRLSPSSPPPGMRPAMAARVRLVVGEEAHHPSSSFEAPHGGPQDEG